The DNA segment CAGCACCCAGGCCGGGGTGCGCTGGAAGAGCGTCAGCCGCTCGGCGTCCGGCTGGATCGACGGCACGATCTGGATCGCGGACGCCCCCGTGCCGACCACGGCGACCCGCTTGCCGCGCAGGTCGTAGCCGTGGTTCCAGCGTGCCGAGTGGAAGACCTCGCCGGGGAAGGAGCCGAGGCCGGGGATGTCGGGGACCTTGGGGTCGGAGAGCGCGCCGGTCGCGGAGACGACCACGTCGGCGGTGAGCCCCGGGAGTCCGCCGATCTCCAGCTCCCAGCGGAGCCGCCGCGGGTCCCAGCGCAGCCGTGTCACCTCGGAGCGCAGCCGCAGGTGCGGGCGGAGCCGGAAGGTGTCGGCGACGTGCTCCAGGTAGCCGCGGATGTGCTCCTGGCCGGAGAAGGTGCGCGGCCAGTCGGGGTGCGGTGCGAAGGAGAACGAGTAGAGGTGCGACGGCACGTCGCAGGCGCACCCCGGATAGGCGTTGTCCCGCCAGGTGCCGCCGACCGCGTCACCGCGCTCCAGCACCACGAAGTCGGTGACGCCCGCGCGCCGCAGCCGCACGGCGGCCCCCAGCCCGCCGAAGCCGGACCCGATCACCGCCACGCGCACGTGCCCGTCCACCCGCACGTGCCCGTCCGCCTGTGCTTGCCCGCCTCCCTGCACAGGCCGGTCCACCTGTACAGGCCGGTCCACCTGTACATGCCCGTCCATCCGCACATGCCCGTCCATCCGGACCTCCCACATCCCGCGGTCGCCACGCCGGACGATCGCGCCAGTGACCACTGGCACGATGGGAGCGTAGGGGAGGCGCGTACTCATGGGTAGGGGTGCGGACGGGAATGTTACCGAGGGTACGGCGCGCCCCATCGGGCCCTATGCCGGCCCTATGCCCGGCCCTGTGCCGGGCCCTATGCCCGGCCCTGTGCCGGGCCCGATCCCGGGGGACCGTGGAAGCAGCCGGACCGGCTCCGCCCCACGCCGTAGGGTGACGGACGTGCCAGACGCAGAACCCGACCCCGGCCCCCACCCCGGACACGGCCCCGACCCCGACCCTGCCGCCGGGGCCCGCGAGTACCGGACCGAGGAGCTGGCCCGCGCCGCGGGCATCACGGTGCGCACGCTCCGCTTCTACCGCGAGCGCAAGCTCCTCCCGCCACCCCGCCGCGAGGGGCGCCTCGCCTGGTACAACGACCGCCACCTGGCCCGCCTGCGCACCATCACCGCGCTGCTCGACCGCGGCCACACCCTCACGGGGATCGCCGAGCTCGCGGAGGCGTTCGACCACGGCCGCGGGGTCGGCGAGTTGCTGGGCCTCGGCACGCCCACCGAGGAGATCCCGGTGCGCCTCACCCCCGAGGAACTGGCGGACCGGTTCGCGGGCCAGGACACCGCGGAGAACCTGGCGAAGGCCCTGGAACTCGGCTATCTCGGCACCGACGGCCAGGAGATCGTGCACGTCAGCAGGCGCCTGCTCGACGCGTCCTCGGCGCTCGTGCACCGGGGCGTCCCCCTCGCCGAGGTCCTGGAGGCGGGCCACCGCGTGCGCGCCCACACGGACGCCCTCGCGGAACTCTTCACGGACATGGTCGGCCGGTACGCCCCCGACGAGGACCCGGAATCCCTGCGCCCGCTCGCCAAGACCATCGTCGAGGCGGAACTCTCCCTCGCCCTGGACCGCCGCACGGCGTCCGGGCCCACGGAGCCGGGCCAGGCCACGGGGTCCTGACCGCGCCACCACCCCGCGGCGCCGGAGCGTCCTCCGCCCCGGAGCGCCACCGCCCCGGAGCCACCCCTACGGCCGTTCCCGGGACTCCCCCTCGGCCGTTCCCGGGACTCCCCCTCGGCCCCTCCCGGGGCTACACCTCGGCCACTTCCGCGAGCGGCTTTGCGTAGCAGCGGCTCAGCGGGTCGTCGCGGTAGTGGCCGAACTTGGCGCACTCCTCGTAGCCGCTCGACGCGTACAGGGCGATGGCCTCGGGCTGCTTGGTGCCCGTCTCCAGCACCATCCGCACCCGCCCGGCGGCCCGTGCGTCGGCCTCCAGGGCCGCCAGGATCACCCGCGAGAGGCCCCGGCCCCGTACCTCGGGCACGACATACATCCGCTTGATCTCGGCGTCGCCGTCGGAGTAGCCCATGTCGTTGGTCTCCTGG comes from the Streptomyces sp. TS71-3 genome and includes:
- a CDS encoding GNAT family N-acetyltransferase — encoded protein: MNICRVRFDHPDAVKLNDRVLLEYAERYGDGDGDATPLEAEMFEPPRGLFLVGYDEQGVPVATGGWRSQETNDMGYSDGDAEIKRMYVVPEVRGRGLSRVILAALEADARAAGRVRMVLETGTKQPEAIALYASSGYEECAKFGHYRDDPLSRCYAKPLAEVAEV
- a CDS encoding MerR family transcriptional regulator, translating into MPDAEPDPGPHPGHGPDPDPAAGAREYRTEELARAAGITVRTLRFYRERKLLPPPRREGRLAWYNDRHLARLRTITALLDRGHTLTGIAELAEAFDHGRGVGELLGLGTPTEEIPVRLTPEELADRFAGQDTAENLAKALELGYLGTDGQEIVHVSRRLLDASSALVHRGVPLAEVLEAGHRVRAHTDALAELFTDMVGRYAPDEDPESLRPLAKTIVEAELSLALDRRTASGPTEPGQATGS